Proteins encoded in a region of the Vicia villosa cultivar HV-30 ecotype Madison, WI linkage group LG5, Vvil1.0, whole genome shotgun sequence genome:
- the LOC131605644 gene encoding uncharacterized protein LOC131605644 gives MSNLTKLDFGALDISGKNYLTWALDAQIHLSAEGHGDTIKEGNKSSDQQKAKAMIFLRRHLHEDLKNEYLTVTDPHVLWKNLKDRYDHQKTVILPKARYEWMHLRLQDFKSVSDYNSAMFRITSKLLLCGEKVTDEDMLEKTFSTFHASNVLLQQQYREKGFIKYSDLISCLLVAEQNNELLMKNHEARPTGTTPFPEVNVARHDHYRKNRGRGRAYARGRDRNYAHGLGFDRGRNGNHKNTYFHPKWKNVEKNEKEGQSSKTNENICYRCGGKGHWSRTCRTPKHLVDLYQKSLKNKKERIETHFANEDDDPGYGNMDVTHLDIGDFFADPDGKIDHLIGDGSVKK, from the coding sequence ATGTCAAATCTTACAAAATTGGATTTTGGGGCTCTTGATATTTCGGGAAAGAACTATTTGACATGGGCCCTAGACGCCCAAATTCATTTAAGCGCTGAAGGTCACGGTGACACTATTAAAGAAGGAAATAaatcatctgatcaacaaaaggcAAAAGCCATGATATTCCTTCGTCGTCACCTTCACGAGGATCTTAAAAATGAGTATCTTACCGTAACTGACCCACATGTCTTGTGGAAAAATTTGAAAGATAGATATGATCATCAAAAAACGGTTATCCTACCAAAAGCTCGATATGAATGGATGCATTTACGTTTGCAGGATTTTAAAAGTGTAAGTGATTATAATTCTGCAATGTTTAGAATAACTTCTAAGTTATTATTATGTGGAGAAAAAGTAACTGATGAAGATATGCTAGAAAAAACATTCTCCACTTTTCATGCATCCAATGTGCTCCTGCAGCAGCAGTATCGAGAAAAGGGGTTTATTAAATATTCTGACCTAATATCTTGTCTTCTTGTGGCTGAGCAAAATAATGAACTATTGATGAAAAATCACGAGGCCCGTCCCACTGGTACAACTCCATTCCCAGAAGTGAATGTGGCAAGGCACGACCACTATAGGAAAAATCGTGGTCGCGGCCGTGCATACGCACGTGGTCGTGATCGTAATTATGCTCATGGTCTTGGTTTTGATCGCGGTCGCAATGGGAATCATAAAAATACATATTTCCACCCGAAGTGGAAAAAtgttgaaaagaatgaaaaagagggtcAGAGTagcaaaacaaatgaaaatatttGCTATCGTTGTGGAGGAAAAGGTCATTGGAGTCGCACTTGTCGTACTCCAAAACACCTTGTTGATCTTTATCAAAAATCactgaaaaataaaaaggaaaggatCGAGACTCACTTtgctaatgaagatgatgatccaGGTTACGGTAATATGGATGTTACCCATTTAGATATTGGTGACTTCTTTGCTGATCCAGATggaaaaattgatcaccttattgGAGATGGAAGCGTCAAGAAATAA
- the LOC131605642 gene encoding pre-mRNA-splicing factor CWC21-like: MANNNIPSPDPFVLEQLIEDSSRELTNRRRQERTFVGQRQQIQHIQHVHGLQQVQNVEQTHPEGQVQNGEDGQTRPQTEPDQLQVVNETDTRDGQPASSFTHTSGRRRSRSPDEEEQINIPEGADPTAILLLKELQKTNRLIRQQGDRIHDLERKRRYRSPQRRRHRSRSYSSSRSPPSRSRKRSPSRSRSPSRRNRRQRSYSRSPP; the protein is encoded by the coding sequence ATGGCCAACAACAACATACCTAGTCCTGATCCCTTCGTCCTGGAACAACTGATTGAAGATTCCAGCCGCGAACTGACGAATCGCCGTCGGCAAGAACGTACTTTTGTCGGACAGAGGCAACAGATTCAGCACATTCAACATGTGCACGGCCTTCAACAAGTCCAGAACGTCGAACAAACCCATCCTGAAGGACAAGTTCAGAACGGGGAAGATGGGCAGACCCGGCCCCAGACTGAACCAGACCAACTCCAAGTGGTGAATGAAACTGATACCCGTGACGGGCAACCCGCTTCCTCGTTCACCCACACCTCTGGCAGGCGAAGAAGCCGTAGCCCAGACGAGGAGGAACAGATCAACATTCCCGAGGGCGCTGATCCGACCGCCATCCTCCTACTCAAAGAGCTGCAGAAGACCAACCGCCTCATTCGCCAACAGGGCGACCGCATCCACGAcctggaaaggaagcgacgataTCGCTCCCCCCAACGGAGACGCCATCGGTCACGTTCCTATTCCTCTTCACGGTCTCCTCCGAGTAGAAGTCGCAAGCGCAGTCCATCTAGGTCTCGCTCCCCCTCGAGAAGAAACCGGCGCCAGCGGTCttattcccgctctccacctTGA